One window of the Lynx canadensis isolate LIC74 chromosome D3, mLynCan4.pri.v2, whole genome shotgun sequence genome contains the following:
- the OASL gene encoding 2'-5'-oligoadenylate synthase-like protein produces the protein MALTPELYDTPASRLDSFVTQWLQPSRDWKEEVLEAVRTVQKFLREEHFEGEHGLDQEARVLKVVKVGSFGNGTVLRRTSEVELVVFLSCFHSFREEARYHQAVLSLMWKKLWCCRDLLALGLENVEIVQGVPDALVFTIQTRKTAELVTVTVVPAYRALGPSVSNSQPPPEVYVSLIEAHGYPGNFSPSFSELQRNFVKHRPTKLKSLLRLVKHWYLQYVKAKCPRAALPPVYALELLTIYAWEVGAQEDESFRLDEGFATVMELLQEYEFLCIYWTKYYTFQNPLIKGFVRKQFKGDRPVILDPADPTHNVAEGYRWDIVAQRASQCLKQNCCYDDKENPVPSWTVKRARDIQVTVEQWGYSDLILRVNPYEPIKKFKEKIWQSRGCVGLQRLSFQEPGGKRQPLNSRCSLAYYGVFSNIRICLVETISPEIQVFVNHPNGGSHAYAIDPKSFILGLKQQIEDKQGLPTSQQQLEFQGQVLQDWVSLWSYGIRDSDTLILSEKRAGKFPFLPN, from the exons ATGGCGCTGACCCCAGAGCTCTATGACACCCCTGCCTCCCGGCTGGACTCCTTCGTGACTCAGTGGCTGCAGCCCAGCCGGGACTGGAAAGAAGAGGTCCTGGAGGCCGTGCGGACGGTGCAAAAATTCCTAAGGGAAGAGCACTTTGAGGGGGAGCATGGGCTGGACCAGGAAGCGCGGGTGCTGAAGGTGGTCAAG GTAGGCTCCTTTGGGAACGGCACGGTGCTCAGGAGAACCTCAGAGGTGGAACTGGTGGTGTTCCTGAGCTGTTTCCACAGCTTCCGGGAGGAGGCCAGGTACCACCAAGCCGTTCTGAGTCTGATGTGGAAAAAGCTGTGGTGTTGCCGGGACCTACTGGCCCTTGGGCTCGAGAACGTGGAAATAGTCCAAGGAGTCCCCGACGCCCTCGTCTTTACCATCCAGACCAGGAAGACCGCAGAGCTCGTCACTGTCACCGTCGTGCCTGCTTACAGGGCCCTGG GGCCTTCTGTTTCCAACTCTCAGCCACCTCCTGAGGTCTATGTGAGTCTGATTGAGGCCCACGGTTACCCTGGAAACTTCTCCCCATCCTTCAGCGAGCTGCAGAGGAACTTTGTGAAACATCGGCCAACCAAGCTGAAAAGCCTCCTGCGGCTGGTAAAACACTGGTACCTGCAG TACGTGAAAGCCAAGTGCCCAAGGGCGGCACTGCCCCCTGTCTATGCCCTTGAGCTGCTGACTATCTACGCCTGGGAAGTAGGTGCCCAGGAGGACGAGAGCTTCAGGCTGGACGAGGGCTTTGCCACTGTGATGGAGCTGCTCCAGGAGTATGAGTTCCTCTGCATCTACTGGACCAAGTACTACACATTCCAGAACCCACTCATCAAGGGCTTTGTCAGAAAACAGTTCAAAGGAGACAG GCCTGTCATCCTGGATCCAGCTGACCCCACCCACAATGTGGCAGAAGGGTACAGATGGGACATCGTCGCTCAGAGGGCCTCCCAGTGCCTGAAACAGAACTGTTGCTATGACGACAAGGAGAATCCAGTCCCCAGCTGGACCGTGAAG cGGGCACGAGACATCCAAGTGACCGTGGAACAGTGGGGTTACTCAGATCTGATCCTCAGGGTGAACCCTTATGAACCCATAAAGAAGTTTAAAGAGAAGATCTGGCAGAGCCGGGGCTGTGTGGGCCTACAGCGTCTGTCCTTCCAGGAGCCTGGTGGCAAGCGACAGCCCCTCAATAGCCGGTGCTCCTTGGCCTATTACGGAGTCTTCTCCAACATCCGCATCTGTCTGGTGGAGACCATCTCCCCCGAGATCCAGGTCTTTGTGAATCATCCCAATGGTGGGAGCCACGCCTACGCCATTGACCCCAAAAGCTTCATCCTGGGCCTGAAGCAGCAGATTGAAGACAAGCAGGGGCTGCCCACAAGTCAGCAGCAGCTGGAGTTCCAAGGGCAAGTCCTGCAGGATTGGGTGTCTTTGTGGAGCTATGGTATCCGGGATAGTGATACCCTCATCCTCTCCGAGAAGAGAGCTGGAAAGTTTCCTTTTCTGCCCAACTAA
- the CD3H12orf43 gene encoding protein CUSTOS isoform X2, with protein sequence MAAPSGPLSALESSSSSSSSDEEELARCREAAMPAWGLEQRPRGPEKPRADAANNQLPASQPSLRRKADEHEQDGNELQTTPEFRAHVAKKLGALLDSSITISEVVKEPKKTEIQKVPPEDDGFRLFFTSIPGDSDKKAAPQPSRKRFPSGSSEDSDEEWQRCREAAVSASDILQESAIHGPVKVEKEAKKKKKKLKKKAKKEAGDDSVAPAAITTTSGANVGKQEKHSPRLNGDQASLGTKKKRRRKKAKASEASPSPLIKRAVAVPAN encoded by the exons ATGGCCGCGCCCAGTGGCCCCCTGAGCGCTTtggagagcagcagcagcagcagcagcagcgatgAGGAGGAGTTGGCACGGTGCCGCGAGGCAGCGATGCCGGCCTGGGGCTTGGAGCAGCGCCCGAGGGGACCGGAGAAGCCAAGAGCCG ATGCCGCAAATAATCAgttgccagccagccagccaagccTCAG GCGGAAAGCGGACGAACATGAACAAGATGGCAATGAGCTTCAGACCACCCCTGAATTCCGAGCCCACGTAGCCAAGAAACTGGGAGCCCTGCTGGACAG CTCAATTACCATCTCAGAAGTAGTGAAGGAGCCGAAAAAGACTGAAATACAGAAAGTCCCCCCGGAGGATGATG GCTTCCGCCTTTTCTTCACATCCATCCCCGGAGACTCCGACAAGAAAGCTGCTCCCCAGCCCAGCCGAAAGCGCTTCCCTTCCGGCTCCAG CGAGGACAGCGACGAGGAGTGGCAGCGGTGCCGGGAGGCGGCCGTGTCAGCCTCCGACATCCTCCAGGAATCTGCCATCCACGGCCCTGTCAAAGtggagaaagaggcaaagaagaagaaaaagaagttgaaaaagaaagccaagaaggAGGCCGGTGACGACTCGGTCGCCCCGGCCGCCATCACCACCACAAGCGGGGCCAACGTAGGGAAGCAGGAAAAGCATTCACCCAGGCTCAATGGAGACCAGGCATCACTTGGGaccaaaaagaagagaaggaggaaaaaagcaaaggCCAGCGAGGCTTCCCCATCCCCACTGATAAAGAGGGCAGTGGCTGTGCCTGCCAACTGA
- the CD3H12orf43 gene encoding protein CUSTOS isoform X1: MAAPSGPLSALESSSSSSSSDEEELARCREAAMPAWGLEQRPRGPEKPRADAANNQLPASQPSLRRKADEHEQDGNELQTTPEFRAHVAKKLGALLDSSITISEVVKEPKKTEIQKVPPEDDGFRLFFTSIPGDSDKKAAPQPSRKRFPSGSSSEDSDEEWQRCREAAVSASDILQESAIHGPVKVEKEAKKKKKKLKKKAKKEAGDDSVAPAAITTTSGANVGKQEKHSPRLNGDQASLGTKKKRRRKKAKASEASPSPLIKRAVAVPAN, encoded by the exons ATGGCCGCGCCCAGTGGCCCCCTGAGCGCTTtggagagcagcagcagcagcagcagcagcgatgAGGAGGAGTTGGCACGGTGCCGCGAGGCAGCGATGCCGGCCTGGGGCTTGGAGCAGCGCCCGAGGGGACCGGAGAAGCCAAGAGCCG ATGCCGCAAATAATCAgttgccagccagccagccaagccTCAG GCGGAAAGCGGACGAACATGAACAAGATGGCAATGAGCTTCAGACCACCCCTGAATTCCGAGCCCACGTAGCCAAGAAACTGGGAGCCCTGCTGGACAG CTCAATTACCATCTCAGAAGTAGTGAAGGAGCCGAAAAAGACTGAAATACAGAAAGTCCCCCCGGAGGATGATG GCTTCCGCCTTTTCTTCACATCCATCCCCGGAGACTCCGACAAGAAAGCTGCTCCCCAGCCCAGCCGAAAGCGCTTCCCTTCCGGCTCCAG CAGCGAGGACAGCGACGAGGAGTGGCAGCGGTGCCGGGAGGCGGCCGTGTCAGCCTCCGACATCCTCCAGGAATCTGCCATCCACGGCCCTGTCAAAGtggagaaagaggcaaagaagaagaaaaagaagttgaaaaagaaagccaagaaggAGGCCGGTGACGACTCGGTCGCCCCGGCCGCCATCACCACCACAAGCGGGGCCAACGTAGGGAAGCAGGAAAAGCATTCACCCAGGCTCAATGGAGACCAGGCATCACTTGGGaccaaaaagaagagaaggaggaaaaaagcaaaggCCAGCGAGGCTTCCCCATCCCCACTGATAAAGAGGGCAGTGGCTGTGCCTGCCAACTGA